The following proteins are co-located in the Billgrantia tianxiuensis genome:
- the terL gene encoding phage terminase large subunit has protein sequence MDWEDTPPEVKARIKGACEPFRHGLDTARESIYRNVFTRIWFRYDQGQQFLSNWHHVYVGRVFYDVLVGERTNVVVNQPPGSSKSEAWCIFLPAFASVNFDRVRILQLSYSKALVTEHANRVKALLGSAEFQELWPRAFGRTNAENFTLLNEQGKVSFQAFARSLAGQVTGARGGYMVPGYSGHIMLDDPQKPVDMLSNVKRSNSNQMLVNTVRSRRALPTTPVIIVQQRLHTEDASGFALSGKLGMDFDHVNIPALVDEEYIESLPEDIRELCWADVKDSPSRVVNGTRYWSYWPAKETVDDLIALWERDLYVFMSQYQQQPHELTGGVFETSWFQEYTTLPRLSHRAVYVDTNSGKVGDYLDYTVFTLVGVGKDDGNLYVIDVVRGRWDPEELLDKARELWAKWRPFDHRQPMPLRHMGIEDKQAGQGLITTLKKKPKPGEKLLQIPVVEIPRGADQNKLVRALNCVPQIKSGQVFIPATHDAEGNKISRVCYHDGTPAAGTDWVVTALSEFADFSADDSHDHDDIVDTIMDAIDRELIQGGAGGFNWV, from the coding sequence ATGGACTGGGAAGACACGCCGCCCGAGGTCAAGGCTCGGATCAAGGGGGCGTGCGAGCCCTTCCGCCATGGCCTGGATACGGCGCGCGAGTCGATCTACCGCAACGTGTTCACCCGCATCTGGTTCCGCTATGACCAGGGCCAGCAGTTCCTGAGCAACTGGCACCACGTCTACGTGGGCCGGGTGTTCTATGACGTCCTGGTCGGCGAGCGCACCAACGTGGTGGTCAACCAGCCGCCCGGCTCTTCGAAGTCGGAAGCCTGGTGCATCTTCCTGCCGGCCTTCGCCAGCGTGAACTTCGACCGCGTGCGGATCCTGCAGCTCTCGTATTCGAAGGCCCTGGTCACCGAGCACGCCAACCGGGTCAAGGCCCTGCTGGGCAGCGCCGAGTTCCAGGAGCTGTGGCCGCGGGCGTTCGGACGGACCAACGCCGAGAACTTCACTCTGCTGAACGAGCAGGGCAAGGTCAGCTTCCAGGCGTTCGCCCGATCACTGGCCGGCCAGGTCACTGGCGCCCGGGGTGGGTACATGGTGCCCGGCTACTCCGGCCACATCATGCTGGACGACCCGCAGAAGCCGGTGGACATGCTCTCCAACGTGAAGCGGTCCAACTCCAACCAGATGCTGGTCAACACCGTGCGCTCTCGCCGGGCCCTGCCCACGACGCCGGTGATCATCGTTCAGCAGCGGCTGCACACCGAGGATGCCAGCGGTTTCGCCCTGAGCGGCAAGCTCGGCATGGACTTCGATCACGTGAACATCCCGGCGCTGGTCGATGAGGAGTACATCGAGAGCCTGCCCGAGGACATCCGCGAACTGTGCTGGGCCGACGTGAAGGACTCGCCCAGCCGGGTAGTGAACGGCACGCGCTACTGGTCGTACTGGCCCGCCAAGGAGACCGTGGACGACCTCATCGCGCTGTGGGAGCGCGACCTGTACGTCTTCATGTCGCAGTACCAGCAGCAGCCCCACGAGCTGACGGGCGGCGTGTTCGAGACGTCATGGTTCCAGGAGTACACCACCCTGCCCCGGCTCAGCCATCGGGCGGTGTACGTCGACACCAACAGCGGCAAGGTCGGCGACTACCTCGACTACACCGTGTTCACCCTGGTCGGCGTGGGCAAGGACGACGGCAACCTCTACGTCATCGACGTCGTGCGCGGCCGCTGGGACCCCGAGGAGCTGCTCGACAAGGCCCGCGAGCTGTGGGCCAAGTGGCGGCCGTTCGACCACCGGCAGCCGATGCCGCTGCGCCATATGGGCATCGAGGACAAGCAGGCCGGCCAAGGCCTGATCACCACCCTCAAGAAGAAGCCCAAGCCCGGCGAGAAGCTGTTGCAGATCCCGGTGGTGGAGATTCCTCGAGGTGCCGATCAGAACAAGCTGGTCCGGGCGCTGAACTGCGTCCCGCAGATCAAGAGCGGCCAGGTCTTCATCCCGGCCACGCACGACGCCGAGGGCAACAAGATCAGCCGGGTCTGCTACCACGACGGCACGCCTGCTGCCGGTACCGACTGGGTGGTGACCGCCCTATCCGAGTTCGCCGACTTCTCGGCTGACGACAGCCACGACCACGACGACATCGTGGACACGATCATGGATGCCATCGACCGCGAGCTCATCCAGGGCGGCGCCGGCGGCTTCAACTGGGTATGA
- a CDS encoding DUF1073 domain-containing protein → MRLRFTADGSVLMRDGLRNVVSGMGTDRDMRSFSKFAYGIYQDFAELEAAYSENWIARQVIDVPVDDATREWRSFSCKEAQEIQREEKRLNLQGVTQEAFKWAGLYGGAGVLMITDQPLDAPLDVTKIKKGSLKRLMVLDRMLLAGQRYNVTDPLSPNYMLPEVYRVAGGVQEIHHSHFVRAPGAKLPLRIRMINGGWDDSQLRRCMEDIKDAVAAKGGIASLIQEANVDIIQKEGLAEALGSGDMDGQVAERYRLFGMMKSLFRLGLLDSSEEYHRHPASFGGLGEVLRSLMEWVSGAAEIPMTRLFGVQSKGIGDSGEGDSRNYYSAIGGRQEADYRPFLERIDEVLIRSALGNMPDDCEFEFNPLSQPSDTELAQQELGFANADDVRLQQGVVRRSQIMRKLQSQGVYAISDEEIEAQAALEREPIGANEPDLDLDFDLPDAAGAAASADPDESLNGAQVTAMLEIVARVREGQITRGTAAKLIAASFPLSIDQAEDIVSEVREGVALPEEGNVTGSPDGSE, encoded by the coding sequence ATGCGCCTTCGCTTCACGGCGGACGGCTCCGTACTCATGCGCGACGGACTGCGCAACGTGGTTAGCGGCATGGGTACCGACCGCGACATGCGCTCGTTCTCGAAGTTCGCCTATGGCATCTACCAGGACTTCGCCGAGCTCGAGGCGGCGTACAGCGAGAACTGGATTGCCCGCCAGGTGATCGACGTACCAGTGGATGACGCCACCCGCGAGTGGCGCTCGTTCAGTTGCAAGGAGGCGCAGGAGATCCAGCGCGAGGAAAAGCGCCTCAACCTGCAGGGCGTGACGCAGGAGGCCTTCAAGTGGGCCGGGCTGTATGGCGGCGCCGGCGTGCTGATGATCACCGACCAGCCCCTCGATGCACCGCTGGACGTCACCAAGATCAAGAAAGGCTCGCTCAAGCGCTTGATGGTGCTCGACCGCATGCTGCTCGCCGGTCAACGCTACAACGTCACCGACCCCCTCAGCCCGAACTACATGCTGCCCGAGGTCTACCGTGTCGCCGGCGGCGTGCAGGAGATCCACCACTCACATTTCGTGCGTGCCCCGGGCGCCAAGCTGCCCCTTCGCATTCGCATGATCAACGGCGGCTGGGATGACAGCCAGCTGCGCCGCTGCATGGAAGACATCAAGGATGCAGTCGCGGCCAAAGGCGGCATTGCCTCGCTCATCCAGGAAGCCAACGTCGATATCATCCAGAAGGAAGGCCTGGCCGAAGCGCTGGGCTCCGGCGACATGGATGGACAGGTGGCAGAGCGCTACCGCCTGTTCGGCATGATGAAGAGCCTGTTCCGCCTGGGGCTGCTCGACAGCAGCGAGGAATACCATCGCCACCCGGCCAGCTTCGGCGGGCTGGGTGAGGTGCTGCGCTCGCTCATGGAGTGGGTCTCCGGTGCCGCCGAGATCCCGATGACGCGCCTGTTCGGCGTTCAGTCAAAGGGCATCGGCGATTCTGGCGAGGGTGACAGCCGCAACTACTACTCAGCGATCGGCGGCCGGCAAGAGGCCGACTACCGACCCTTCCTCGAGCGCATCGACGAAGTGCTGATCCGCTCTGCTCTGGGCAACATGCCCGATGATTGCGAGTTCGAGTTCAACCCACTCAGCCAACCCAGTGACACCGAGCTGGCACAGCAGGAGCTGGGCTTCGCCAATGCCGACGACGTGCGCCTGCAGCAGGGCGTGGTTCGCCGCTCGCAGATCATGCGCAAGCTGCAGAGCCAGGGCGTCTATGCCATCAGCGATGAAGAGATCGAGGCGCAGGCCGCCCTTGAGCGCGAGCCCATCGGGGCCAATGAGCCTGACCTCGATCTTGACTTCGATCTACCCGACGCTGCCGGTGCAGCTGCAAGCGCCGACCCGGACGAGTCACTCAACGGCGCCCAAGTCACGGCCATGCTGGAGATCGTCGCCCGGGTTCGTGAGGGCCAGATCACGCGCGGCACTGCCGCCAAGCTGATCGCCGCGTCCTTCCCGCTCTCTATCGATCAGGCCGAGGACATTGTGTCCGAGGTGAGGGAAGGCGTAGCGCTGCCGGAGGAAGGCAATGTCACTGGAAGCCCTGACGGCAGCGAATGA
- a CDS encoding phage minor head protein — protein sequence MSLEALTAANEEAASRRRRPAQPIPHPDDVERRYRAQLRALVRRITRQVQESVLPILKGSDYTQDAILTRDQWSERVASELDRLAEEYTSASFAAQVRRLATAVVMQANDETTGAFIQSVRRAIGVDYRAVLSERGMAEYLNAAIAQNVGLIKSVPEELLKGLRTVVLQGAMDGESITSIMRQIQQQTGVADRRARFIARDQLAKISGQVTERRQKQAGIQYWRWVTSKDERVGTDHRLAARRDIGFGPGVYPVGYEPPEGQPGNAKRPNCRCTRSPVFEFELPERKR from the coding sequence ATGTCACTGGAAGCCCTGACGGCAGCGAATGAGGAAGCCGCCAGTCGCCGCCGACGGCCGGCGCAGCCCATCCCCCACCCTGACGACGTCGAGCGCCGGTACCGGGCCCAGCTGCGGGCGCTGGTCCGGCGCATCACCCGACAGGTGCAGGAGAGCGTGCTGCCGATCCTGAAGGGCTCGGACTACACACAGGATGCCATTCTCACCCGCGACCAGTGGAGCGAGCGTGTCGCCTCCGAGCTTGACCGCCTGGCCGAGGAATACACCAGCGCCTCCTTCGCCGCACAGGTTCGCCGCCTGGCCACCGCCGTGGTCATGCAGGCCAACGACGAGACGACCGGCGCCTTCATCCAGTCGGTGAGGCGCGCCATCGGTGTGGACTACCGGGCCGTGCTCAGTGAGCGCGGCATGGCCGAGTATCTCAACGCCGCGATTGCCCAAAACGTCGGCTTGATCAAGTCGGTGCCCGAGGAGCTGTTGAAGGGCCTGCGCACCGTCGTGCTCCAGGGCGCGATGGACGGCGAATCGATCACCAGCATCATGCGTCAGATCCAGCAGCAGACCGGTGTGGCCGACCGCCGGGCCCGGTTCATCGCCCGCGACCAATTGGCCAAGATCAGCGGCCAGGTGACGGAGCGCCGGCAGAAGCAGGCCGGCATACAGTATTGGCGCTGGGTCACGTCGAAGGATGAGCGCGTGGGCACAGACCACCGCCTCGCCGCCCGGCGAGACATCGGCTTTGGCCCAGGCGTCTATCCGGTGGGCTACGAACCGCCCGAGGGCCAGCCCGGCAACGCCAAGCGGCCGAACTGCCGCTGTACCCGATCCCCTGTCTTTGAATTCGAGCTGCCCGAGAGGAAGCGATGA
- a CDS encoding DUF2213 domain-containing protein: MTKILLKDRAGIPLAPGSARVVTDEGYLRVPGRVARAGNVQQYLASELELTDRGPNEIVNVYRPPESVFAPDSLSTYDNSDITVQHPDDLVTAVTWQGVSVGHAISAGRQEGDWVVVDLLIKDQEAIKAIDAGTVELSAGYLAEYVHQPGVTPDGTPYEFIQRGIAVNHIALCDHARAGREARLFDHKPAQEAVMTHKVTLDNGVKVEVADEQTQTLIQSTLDGLRKQVADSQKAVQDAEEAKQKAEAKADAADEENEELKKKASDDAISARVTEVISAMDSARKVAGDEFTCDSVVPVVIYRSALDSAKAPCKRYESWDKAPEAYVVAAIDMAVEKKEAEDEEEEEHEKRTSDSHRRFADDMAKSKTKTGDAQATRDANYQAFLDKRYGKKETA; encoded by the coding sequence ATGACCAAGATCCTGCTGAAGGACCGGGCCGGCATTCCCCTGGCGCCGGGGTCCGCCCGTGTCGTGACGGACGAGGGCTATCTGCGCGTACCCGGCCGTGTCGCGCGCGCCGGCAACGTCCAGCAGTACCTGGCCAGCGAGCTCGAGCTGACCGACCGCGGCCCGAACGAGATCGTCAACGTCTACCGGCCGCCTGAAAGCGTGTTCGCACCAGACTCGCTTTCCACCTACGACAATTCCGACATCACGGTCCAGCACCCTGACGACCTGGTCACGGCTGTGACGTGGCAGGGAGTGTCGGTTGGCCATGCCATCTCCGCCGGCCGCCAGGAAGGCGATTGGGTGGTGGTGGATCTTCTGATCAAGGACCAGGAGGCGATTAAGGCCATCGACGCGGGCACCGTCGAGCTCTCCGCCGGCTACCTCGCCGAGTACGTGCACCAACCCGGCGTCACGCCCGACGGGACGCCCTACGAGTTCATCCAACGCGGCATCGCCGTGAACCATATCGCCCTGTGCGATCACGCCCGAGCGGGCCGAGAGGCTCGTCTGTTCGACCACAAGCCAGCCCAGGAGGCTGTCATGACTCACAAGGTAACTCTGGACAATGGCGTCAAGGTGGAGGTTGCCGACGAGCAAACCCAGACCCTGATCCAGTCCACGCTGGACGGCCTCCGCAAGCAGGTCGCCGACTCACAGAAAGCCGTTCAGGACGCCGAGGAGGCGAAGCAGAAGGCCGAGGCCAAGGCCGATGCTGCCGACGAAGAGAACGAGGAGCTGAAGAAGAAGGCGTCTGACGATGCCATCTCAGCCCGCGTGACTGAAGTTATCTCCGCCATGGACTCCGCCCGCAAGGTCGCTGGTGATGAGTTCACCTGCGACTCCGTGGTCCCGGTTGTGATTTACCGCTCCGCCCTCGACTCGGCTAAAGCCCCCTGCAAGCGCTATGAGAGTTGGGACAAGGCACCCGAGGCTTACGTGGTCGCTGCAATCGACATGGCCGTCGAGAAGAAGGAAGCCGAGGACGAGGAGGAAGAGGAGCACGAGAAGCGCACCTCCGATTCCCACCGCCGCTTCGCCGACGACATGGCCAAGAGCAAGACCAAGACCGGGGATGCTCAGGCGACCCGTGATGCCAACTACCAGGCGTTTCTCGACAAGCGCTACGGCAAGAAGGAGACCGCGTAA
- a CDS encoding structural cement protein Gp24, with protein MAIAQSDFNTFRGRGYDGQVSTIDVSDVVSRTVEDGLLQFGRAAVRGTGTRSCAPVTGASTAGDVIGFAVRSLAEFSNTPPANPDNYETGYQEGHVASVIRDGRMYATCLGGASAGDTVHVVINTAGGEELGQLRGAADSTNTIELNQVRWIDDVVDGEIGEIQIDGILTTA; from the coding sequence ATGGCGATCGCACAGTCTGACTTCAACACCTTCCGGGGCCGCGGTTATGACGGCCAGGTCTCCACCATCGACGTCAGCGATGTCGTGTCGCGCACCGTCGAGGATGGCCTGCTCCAGTTCGGCCGTGCCGCCGTACGCGGCACTGGCACACGTTCCTGTGCCCCGGTAACCGGCGCGTCCACCGCTGGCGATGTGATCGGCTTTGCCGTGCGCTCCCTGGCCGAGTTCAGCAACACGCCCCCGGCCAACCCGGACAACTACGAGACCGGCTATCAGGAAGGCCATGTCGCTTCCGTCATCCGCGACGGTCGCATGTACGCCACCTGTCTGGGCGGCGCTTCCGCTGGCGACACCGTGCACGTGGTGATCAACACCGCGGGCGGCGAAGAGCTGGGCCAGCTGCGCGGGGCGGCCGACAGCACCAACACCATCGAACTCAACCAGGTCCGCTGGATCGACGACGTCGTTGACGGCGAAATCGGCGAGATCCAGATCGACGGCATCCTGACCACCGCTTAA
- a CDS encoding DUF2184 domain-containing protein yields the protein MKATFDTNPAAALSFLQQQAAHIEAEVYRLEYPQFKYTDLVPLDSSAPDWTKVVMFRALDARGQLKVFGPNSTDIPTVDIAASQGFHEVKTAALGYTYSIEELGFAMLNNVNLDGEKAQATRDVVEQDLNRIYLLGREGIGEGLYTSGGVPTDSAAGTLASLVADIPTNGAQPILDFFGGEYNKVYLTNTNTVHRPNTFALPPEQYQLLMRTLLSTDNASNVTLLEFLKKNFPDMTFVDDILLKGAGAGGVDRMVTYKRDLRVVKGHDVMPIRFLAPATADNVNFKVPALVRTGGTEWRIPKAGQYADGV from the coding sequence ATGAAAGCGACATTCGATACGAACCCGGCCGCTGCGCTGTCGTTCCTGCAGCAGCAGGCCGCGCACATCGAGGCCGAGGTCTACCGCCTGGAGTACCCGCAGTTCAAGTACACCGACCTGGTGCCCCTGGACAGCTCGGCTCCCGACTGGACCAAGGTGGTGATGTTCCGTGCGCTCGACGCACGCGGCCAACTCAAGGTCTTCGGCCCGAACTCCACCGACATCCCGACAGTGGACATCGCGGCCTCGCAAGGCTTCCACGAGGTGAAGACCGCGGCGCTTGGCTACACCTACTCCATCGAGGAGTTGGGTTTCGCCATGCTGAACAACGTCAACCTCGACGGCGAGAAAGCCCAGGCTACCCGCGACGTGGTCGAGCAGGACCTGAACCGCATCTACCTGCTAGGCCGCGAGGGCATCGGCGAGGGCCTGTATACCTCCGGTGGCGTGCCGACCGATAGCGCAGCCGGGACGCTGGCCTCGCTGGTGGCTGACATTCCCACTAACGGCGCCCAGCCGATCCTCGACTTCTTCGGCGGCGAGTACAATAAGGTGTATCTGACCAACACCAACACGGTGCATCGTCCGAACACCTTTGCCCTGCCTCCGGAGCAGTACCAGCTGCTGATGCGCACCCTGTTGTCCACCGACAACGCCTCCAATGTCACCCTGCTGGAGTTCCTCAAGAAGAACTTCCCGGACATGACCTTCGTGGACGACATCCTGCTCAAGGGTGCGGGCGCCGGTGGCGTTGATCGGATGGTGACCTACAAGCGCGACCTGCGCGTCGTGAAAGGCCACGACGTCATGCCGATCCGCTTCCTCGCGCCGGCGACCGCCGATAACGTGAATTTCAAGGTTCCGGCTCTCGTGCGCACCGGTGGTACCGAATGGCGCATCCCGAAGGCCGGCCAATACGCAGACGGGGTGTAA
- a CDS encoding DUF4054 domain-containing protein — translation MDITPDIVSAFRAYYPGFADADDWPDATVTRYLEEADDETGKRWGEYGARGIKKRGMFAFAAHRLVLAKAADIAVANGGTPAAPARLASKSIGGESASFAVPTPSAAEQERYGDLLTTIYGLEFIRLRQRAAMGGVMV, via the coding sequence ATGGACATCACTCCCGACATCGTGAGCGCCTTCCGCGCCTACTACCCCGGCTTTGCCGACGCCGACGACTGGCCTGACGCCACGGTCACCCGCTACCTGGAAGAGGCCGACGACGAGACCGGCAAGCGCTGGGGCGAATACGGCGCGCGCGGCATCAAGAAGCGCGGCATGTTCGCCTTTGCTGCCCACCGCCTGGTGCTGGCCAAGGCGGCAGACATTGCCGTCGCCAACGGCGGCACGCCGGCGGCGCCTGCCCGGCTGGCCTCGAAGTCCATCGGCGGCGAGTCGGCATCCTTCGCGGTGCCGACACCTTCTGCGGCTGAGCAGGAGCGCTACGGGGACCTGCTCACCACAATCTACGGCCTGGAGTTCATCCGCCTGCGGCAGCGGGCGGCCATGGGCGGGGTTATGGTGTAG
- a CDS encoding phage neck terminator protein: MIESIDELNGVFAKLVRDASGVPLAILANQGGDRPSGLYATYNPMPVRAYGHPRRLRNEVPAVEPVPDFEWTDFEEVTISNLELLLSLNFFNDGSKNAATRMLDCYFRQPIGEYLYHNGISCREIGPVRNLTGLESAEIQSRHQVDVHMFVEISITDTVLRAAGFNVQIEDENGNVLSPP; the protein is encoded by the coding sequence ATGATCGAGAGCATCGATGAGCTGAACGGTGTCTTCGCCAAGCTCGTGCGGGATGCGTCAGGCGTGCCGCTGGCCATCCTGGCCAACCAGGGCGGCGACCGTCCCTCTGGACTCTACGCCACCTACAACCCGATGCCGGTTCGCGCCTACGGCCACCCTCGTCGCCTGCGCAACGAAGTCCCTGCGGTGGAGCCGGTGCCGGACTTCGAGTGGACCGACTTCGAAGAGGTCACGATCTCGAACCTCGAGCTGCTGCTCAGTCTGAATTTCTTCAACGACGGATCGAAGAACGCGGCGACGCGCATGCTCGACTGCTACTTCCGGCAGCCCATCGGCGAGTATCTCTACCACAACGGCATCTCGTGCCGGGAGATCGGGCCGGTGCGCAACCTGACGGGGCTGGAGTCGGCCGAGATCCAGAGCCGCCATCAGGTGGACGTGCACATGTTCGTCGAGATCAGCATCACCGACACCGTGCTGAGAGCCGCCGGCTTCAACGTCCAGATCGAAGACGAGAACGGCAACGTGCTCTCGCCCCCGTAA
- a CDS encoding DUF3383 family protein, whose amino-acid sequence MAYPVDNILNVNLLLTPAGIGYANFATGFIIARQADLLDGVTFDVDTYRDYAGVDEVGEHFAENSPVYLMATRWFANIPKPLQISVWMWDDDEVEGDTIIQTLNKADNEAWRYWYFVPADVYEDEATAIQLSDWSDATEHPVPITLTGNAVIDPQSDTDLASVLQAQGNRHMMVGYVPQSIIDSNPSQQYAMVQLAASFQKFRPLGDRTAITAEYQVLPGVVGARDQLNTTAYNALKEKSVVFFTAVELKGQIDNSRVINSKSMSSFGEFIDDVVNLDVLKNYLQVDGYNYITGTPTKRGLTPRGYAGLLDTLSQTCKQFYNNGVLGEASYTDPVDGQEKIAEYGFVNFGQPEDVFGLTQAQKRARQYPETSILAILARAGHAATINVTVE is encoded by the coding sequence ATGGCGTATCCCGTCGACAATATCCTCAACGTCAATCTGCTGCTCACGCCGGCGGGCATCGGTTATGCCAACTTCGCCACCGGCTTCATCATCGCCCGCCAGGCCGACCTTCTCGACGGCGTGACCTTCGATGTCGACACCTACCGCGACTATGCCGGCGTAGACGAAGTGGGCGAGCATTTCGCCGAGAACTCCCCCGTCTACCTCATGGCCACGCGCTGGTTTGCCAACATCCCGAAGCCGCTGCAGATCAGCGTGTGGATGTGGGATGACGATGAGGTCGAGGGCGACACCATCATTCAGACCCTGAACAAGGCCGACAACGAAGCCTGGCGCTACTGGTACTTCGTGCCGGCTGACGTCTACGAGGACGAGGCCACGGCCATTCAGCTCTCCGACTGGTCTGATGCGACAGAGCACCCGGTACCGATCACCCTGACTGGCAATGCCGTGATCGACCCGCAGAGCGACACGGATCTTGCCAGCGTGCTGCAGGCCCAGGGCAACCGCCACATGATGGTCGGCTACGTGCCGCAATCCATCATCGACAGCAACCCAAGCCAGCAGTACGCCATGGTGCAGCTCGCCGCCAGCTTCCAGAAGTTCCGGCCGCTGGGCGACCGCACGGCGATCACCGCCGAGTATCAGGTGCTGCCCGGTGTCGTCGGCGCGCGCGACCAGCTCAACACCACCGCCTACAACGCGCTCAAGGAAAAGAGCGTCGTGTTCTTCACCGCCGTGGAGCTCAAGGGGCAGATCGACAACAGCCGCGTCATCAACTCCAAGTCGATGTCCAGCTTCGGCGAGTTCATCGATGACGTGGTGAACCTGGACGTGCTCAAGAACTACCTGCAGGTGGACGGCTACAACTACATCACCGGCACACCGACCAAGCGCGGCCTGACGCCCCGCGGCTATGCCGGCCTGCTCGACACCCTGAGCCAGACCTGCAAGCAGTTCTACAACAACGGGGTGCTGGGCGAGGCATCCTACACCGACCCTGTGGACGGGCAGGAGAAGATCGCCGAGTACGGCTTCGTCAACTTCGGCCAGCCCGAGGACGTGTTTGGCCTCACCCAGGCGCAGAAGCGCGCGCGCCAGTACCCCGAGACGTCGATCCTGGCCATCCTGGCCCGGGCCGGCCACGCCGCCACCATCAACGTGACTGTGGAGTAA